The proteins below come from a single Drosophila miranda strain MSH22 chromosome Y unlocalized genomic scaffold, D.miranda_PacBio2.1 Contig_Y1_pilon, whole genome shotgun sequence genomic window:
- the LOC117189386 gene encoding uncharacterized protein LOC117189386 encodes MSDRRGLVLDSNSMGLSNPDTPTISGQQMSQQAVQVQLALKDQQSQKALQQDTGNVENQSGVFTDYSNQDHSRCNARTEPIATEYFHRLVDQLPEAHDMSAQMNLQLNKTFLKRLDEIDVLNFPSGDLKLRLITFQEWVDVLLNVNSVMFTNLSAIKGEAYGKIMDRVQSVSGEQQQTLDENRKLRKDLCAIIKLLQNAYHRNIWDTDSLSLETLTVNQILGITHRQRHPESVSEISDSECGR; translated from the exons ATGAGCGACAGACGAGGACTCGTCTTAGACTCAAACTCTATGGGGCTGTCCAATCCGGATACTCCCACGATCTCGGGACAGCAGATGTCTCAGCAGGCGGTACAGGTGCAGCTGGCGCTGAAGGATCAGCAAAGCCAAAAGGCTCTACAGCAGGACACAGGGAATGTCGAAAATCAATCCGGTGTCTTCACGGACTACAGCAACCAAGACCACTCCAGGTGCAATGCTCGCACTGAGCCCATAGCTACGGAGTACTTTCACCGTTTGGTGGACCAACTGCCTGAGGCACACGACATGAGCGCTCAGATGAATCTGCAGCTGAACAAGACATTCCTAAAACGGCTGGACGAGATCGACGTCCTCAATTTTCCGAGCGGAGATTTAAAG CTGCGCCTGATCACTTTTCAAGAGTGGGTGGACGTCCTACTAAATGTAAACAGCGTTATGTTCACCAACTTGTCGGCAATTAAAGGGGAGGCATACGGCAAGATCATGGACCGCGTTCAGTCTGTCAGtggggagcaacagcagacgCTGGACGAAAACCGAAAGCTGCGCAAGGACTTATGCGCAATCATAAAGCTCCTACAGAATGCCTATCACCGGAACATTTGGGACACGGACAGCCTTTCACTGGAAACCCTGACTGTTAACCAGATTCTGGGCATAACCCACAGGCAGCGTCATCCGGAGAGCGTCAGTGAAATT AGCGATAGTGAATGCGGCCGGTGA